One Bos taurus isolate L1 Dominette 01449 registration number 42190680 breed Hereford chromosome 16, ARS-UCD2.0, whole genome shotgun sequence DNA window includes the following coding sequences:
- the MYOG gene encoding myogenin (The RefSeq protein has 1 substitution compared to this genomic sequence), which produces MELYETSPYFYQEPHFYDGENYLPVHLQGFEPPGYERAELSLSPEARVPLEDKGLGPAEHCPGQCLPWACKVCKRKSVSVDRRRAATLREKRRLKKVNEAFEALKRSTLLNPNQRLPKVEILRSAIQYIERLQALLSSLNQEERDLRYRGGGGPQPAVPSECSSHSASCSPQWGSALEFGPNPGDHLLPADPTDAHNLHSLTSIVDSITVEDVAAAFPDETIPN; this is translated from the exons atggagcTGTATGAGACCTCTCCCTACTTCTATCAGGAACCTCACTTCTATGACGGGGAGAACTACCTGCCTGTCCACCTCCAGGGCTTTGAGCCGCCAGGCTACGAGCGGGCTGAGCTCAGCCTGAGCCCTGAGGCTCGAGTGCCCCTTGAAGACAAGGGTCTGGGGCCTGCGGAGCACTGCCCGGGCCAGTGCCTGCCGTGGGCGTGTAAGGTGTGTAAGAGGAAGTCGGTGTCTGTGGACCGGCGGCGCGCCGCCACGCTGAGAGAGAAGCGCAGACTCAAGAAGGTGAATGAAGCCTTCGAGGCCCTCAAGAGGAGCACCCTGCTCAACCCCAACCAGAGGCTGCCCAAAGTGGAGATCCTGCGCAGCGCCATCCAGTACATAGAGCGCCTGCAGGCCCTGCTCAGCTCCCTCAACCAGGAGGAGCGCGACCTGCGCTACCGAGGCGGGGGCGGACCCCAGGCGGCG GTGCCCAGTGAATGCAGCTCCCATAGCGCCTCCTGCAGTCCACAGTGGGGCAGCGCACTGGAGTTTGGCCCCAACCCAGGGG ATCATCTGCTCCCAGCGGACCCTACAGACGCCCACAATCTGCACTCCCTCACCTCCATCGTGGACAGCATCACAGTGGAGGATGTCGCTGCGGCCTTCCCAGATGAAACCATACCAAACTGA